From one Nocardioides yefusunii genomic stretch:
- a CDS encoding ATP-binding protein — protein sequence MSARVIVLSGPSGSGKSRLSERLGIPVLRLDDFYRGVGAPDLPMITTGANAGMVDWDDPRSWDHEYALRSLIELCTEGVTEVPNYSIPVSSRIGTRTLTTGGATHFVAEGIFAPEIVADCERLGILEAAYCITQHPLVTFWRRLQRDLRERRKAPMVLLRRGWALKKAQRGFVAAAVAKGCVAATPEQAWQELSPRLANASKPTA from the coding sequence GTGTCTGCGCGTGTCATCGTCCTCTCCGGACCCTCAGGTTCCGGAAAATCCCGTCTCTCGGAGCGACTGGGGATCCCCGTCCTCCGCCTCGACGACTTCTACCGCGGTGTCGGCGCCCCTGACCTGCCGATGATCACCACCGGCGCCAACGCCGGCATGGTCGACTGGGACGACCCTCGCAGCTGGGACCACGAGTACGCCCTGCGCTCGCTGATCGAACTGTGCACCGAGGGCGTCACCGAGGTCCCGAACTACTCGATCCCGGTCTCCAGCAGGATCGGCACCCGCACCCTCACCACCGGTGGCGCGACCCACTTCGTCGCCGAGGGCATCTTCGCCCCCGAGATCGTCGCCGACTGCGAGCGCCTCGGGATCCTGGAAGCCGCCTACTGCATCACCCAGCACCCGCTGGTGACCTTCTGGCGACGTCTCCAGCGCGACCTGCGCGAACGACGCAAGGCACCGATGGTCCTGCTCCGACGCGGATGGGCCCTCAAGAAGGCGCAGCGCGGATTCGTCGCGGCAGCCGTCGCGAAGGGCTGCGTGGCCGCCACGCCCGAGCAGGCCTGGCAGGAACTCTCACCGCGGCTGGCCAACGCCTCGAAGCCGACGGCCTGA